From a region of the Pseudomonas fulva 12-X genome:
- a CDS encoding heme ABC transporter permease → MMNWTWFHKLGSPKWFYEISGRWLPWLTVAAAVLLAVGTVWGLAFAPPDYQQGNSFRIIYIHVPAAFLAQSIYVMLAVAGVVGLVWKMKLADVALQQAAPVGAWMTAIALITGAVWGKPTWGTYWIWDARLTSMLILLFLYFGVIALGQAISNRDSAAKATAVLAVVGVINIPIIKYSVEWWNTLHQPATFSVIDKPAMPVQMWLPLLIMVLGFYCFFAAVLLMRMRLEVLRREARSSWVKTEIRALVEGKR, encoded by the coding sequence CTGATGAACTGGACATGGTTTCACAAGCTGGGTTCGCCCAAATGGTTCTACGAAATCAGTGGCCGCTGGTTGCCTTGGCTGACCGTCGCCGCGGCCGTGCTGCTGGCCGTGGGCACCGTCTGGGGCTTGGCCTTCGCGCCGCCGGATTACCAGCAGGGCAACAGTTTCCGGATCATCTACATCCATGTGCCGGCGGCGTTCCTGGCCCAGTCGATCTACGTGATGCTGGCGGTGGCCGGGGTGGTCGGCCTGGTGTGGAAGATGAAGCTGGCCGACGTCGCCCTGCAGCAGGCTGCCCCCGTGGGCGCCTGGATGACCGCCATCGCGCTGATCACCGGCGCCGTGTGGGGCAAGCCGACCTGGGGCACCTACTGGATCTGGGATGCGCGCCTGACCTCGATGCTGATCCTGCTGTTCCTGTACTTCGGCGTCATCGCCCTCGGCCAGGCGATCAGCAACCGCGACAGCGCCGCCAAGGCCACCGCAGTGCTGGCAGTGGTCGGGGTGATCAACATCCCGATCATCAAGTACTCGGTGGAGTGGTGGAACACCCTGCACCAGCCGGCCACCTTCAGCGTCATCGACAAGCCGGCGATGCCGGTGCAGATGTGGCTGCCGCTGCTGATCATGGTGCTGGGTTTCTATTGCTTCTTCGCGGCGGTGCTGCTGATGCGCATGCGCCTCGAAGTGCTGCGCCGTGAAGCACGCAGCAGCTGGGTGAAAACCGAAATCCGCGCACTGGTGGAGGGCAAACGATGA
- the ccmD gene encoding heme exporter protein CcmD produces MSFASFADFLAMGNHGAYVWSAYGICLVVLVLNVILPLQARRRYLQDEARRMRREESR; encoded by the coding sequence ATGAGCTTCGCGTCATTCGCCGACTTTCTCGCCATGGGCAATCACGGCGCCTATGTATGGTCGGCCTACGGTATCTGCCTGGTGGTGCTGGTACTCAATGTGATTCTGCCGCTGCAGGCCAGGCGCCGGTACTTGCAGGATGAGGCGCGCCGTATGCGCCGGGAGGAGTCGCGTTGA
- the ccmE gene encoding cytochrome c maturation protein CcmE, whose protein sequence is MNAVRKKRLFIVLAIVAGVGIAVALALSALQQNINLFYTPTQITNGEAPVDIRIRAGGLVEEGSVKRSSDSLQTDFVVTDGAARVTIRFHGILPDLFREGQGIVAMGKIDDSGMLLADEVLAKHDENYMPPEVKQALEQSGMNKHYEKTGEAKR, encoded by the coding sequence TTGAACGCCGTTCGCAAGAAGCGTCTTTTTATCGTACTGGCGATCGTCGCCGGCGTCGGTATCGCCGTGGCGCTGGCCCTGAGCGCCCTGCAGCAGAACATCAACCTGTTCTACACCCCCACGCAGATCACCAATGGCGAGGCGCCGGTCGATATCCGCATCCGCGCCGGCGGGCTAGTGGAAGAGGGCTCGGTGAAACGCTCCAGTGATTCGCTGCAGACCGACTTCGTGGTCACCGATGGCGCGGCGCGGGTGACCATTCGCTTCCATGGCATCCTGCCGGATCTGTTTCGCGAGGGGCAGGGCATCGTCGCCATGGGCAAGATCGACGACAGCGGCATGTTGCTTGCCGACGAAGTCCTGGCCAAGCACGACGAGAACTACATGCCGCCGGAGGTCAAACAGGCCCTGGAGCAGAGCGGCATGAACAAGCATTACGAGAAAACCGGGGAGGCCAAGCGATGA
- a CDS encoding heme lyase CcmF/NrfE family subunit, whose translation MIPELGHLAMILALCLALVQATLPLIGAWRGDRQWMSLAQPAAWGQFAFLAFAFACLTYAFMIDDFSVAYVAQNSNTALPWYYKFSAVWGAHEGSLLLWALILGGWTFAVAIFSRQLPEEMLARVLGVMGIISVGFLLFLIVTSNPFTRLLPNVPADGRDLNPLLQDFGLIIHPPMLYMGYVGFSVAFAFAIAALLGGKLDAAWARWSRPWTIIAWAFLGIGIALGSWWAYYELGWGGWWFWDPVENASFMPWLVGTALIHSLAVTEKRGVFKSWTVLLAIAAFSLSLLGTFLVRSGVLTSVHAFASDPERGVFILAFLLLVVGGSLTLFALRAPVVRSQVGFGLWSRETLLLANNLILVVAASMILLGTLYPLVLDALSGAKLSVGPPYFNALFVPLMGLLMAVLAVGVLVRWKDTPLRWLIGMLTPVLVASVALALLASLLWGDFHWAVLGVCLLAAWVTLAGLRDIQDKTRHKGLFKGMASLGRSYWGMQLAHLGLAVCALGVILTSLGSFERDMRMAPGEAVELGGYRFVFEGAAHHEGPNFISDRGTVRIFDGEKQIAVLHPEKRLYTVQQSVMTEAGIDAGLTRDLFVALGEPLEQGAWAVRIHIKPFVRWIWLGALMMGFGGFLAAADKRYRMKVKTRVRDALGLQEARA comes from the coding sequence ATGATTCCCGAACTCGGCCACCTGGCGATGATTCTGGCCCTGTGCCTGGCCCTGGTGCAGGCCACCCTGCCGCTGATCGGCGCCTGGCGTGGTGACCGCCAGTGGATGAGCCTGGCACAACCGGCCGCCTGGGGGCAGTTCGCCTTCCTGGCGTTCGCCTTCGCCTGCCTAACCTACGCCTTCATGATTGACGACTTCTCCGTGGCCTACGTGGCGCAGAACTCCAACACGGCGCTTCCCTGGTACTACAAGTTCAGCGCCGTGTGGGGCGCCCACGAAGGCTCGCTGCTGCTCTGGGCCTTGATTCTTGGCGGCTGGACCTTTGCCGTGGCGATCTTCTCGCGGCAGCTGCCCGAGGAAATGCTCGCCCGTGTGCTGGGCGTGATGGGCATCATCAGCGTCGGCTTCCTGCTGTTCCTGATCGTCACCTCCAACCCGTTTACCCGCCTGCTGCCGAACGTGCCGGCCGATGGCCGCGACCTCAACCCGCTGCTGCAGGACTTCGGCCTGATCATTCACCCGCCGATGCTGTACATGGGCTACGTGGGTTTCTCGGTGGCCTTCGCCTTCGCCATCGCCGCGCTGCTCGGCGGCAAGCTGGACGCCGCCTGGGCGCGGTGGTCGCGGCCATGGACCATCATCGCCTGGGCTTTTCTCGGCATCGGCATCGCCCTGGGCTCCTGGTGGGCCTATTACGAGCTGGGCTGGGGCGGCTGGTGGTTCTGGGACCCGGTGGAAAACGCCTCGTTCATGCCCTGGCTGGTCGGCACGGCGCTGATTCATTCGCTGGCGGTTACCGAGAAGCGCGGCGTGTTCAAGAGCTGGACGGTGCTGCTGGCCATCGCCGCGTTCTCCCTCAGCCTGCTTGGCACCTTCCTGGTTCGCTCGGGTGTGCTGACTTCGGTGCATGCCTTTGCCAGCGACCCGGAGCGCGGCGTGTTCATTCTCGCCTTCCTGCTGCTGGTGGTCGGTGGCTCGCTGACCCTGTTCGCCTTGCGTGCGCCGGTGGTGCGCAGCCAGGTCGGCTTCGGCCTGTGGTCGCGAGAAACCCTGCTACTGGCCAACAACCTGATTCTGGTGGTGGCCGCCTCGATGATCCTGCTCGGCACCCTTTATCCGCTGGTGCTCGATGCCCTGAGCGGCGCCAAGCTGTCGGTCGGCCCGCCATACTTCAATGCGCTGTTCGTGCCGTTGATGGGCCTGCTGATGGCCGTGCTCGCGGTCGGCGTGCTGGTGCGCTGGAAGGACACGCCGCTGCGCTGGCTGATCGGCATGCTCACCCCGGTGTTGGTCGCCAGCGTGGCGCTGGCACTGCTGGCCAGCCTCTTGTGGGGCGATTTTCACTGGGCGGTGCTCGGCGTCTGCCTGCTGGCTGCCTGGGTAACTCTGGCCGGGCTGCGCGACATCCAGGACAAGACCCGCCACAAGGGCCTGTTCAAGGGCATGGCCAGCCTGGGCCGCAGCTACTGGGGCATGCAGCTGGCGCACCTGGGCCTGGCCGTGTGCGCGCTGGGGGTGATCCTCACCAGCCTCGGCAGCTTCGAGCGTGACATGCGCATGGCGCCGGGCGAGGCGGTGGAACTGGGTGGCTATCGCTTCGTGTTCGAAGGGGCAGCGCACCATGAAGGGCCGAACTTCATTTCCGACCGCGGCACGGTGCGCATCTTCGATGGCGAGAAGCAGATCGCCGTGCTGCACCCGGAAAAGCGCCTGTACACCGTGCAGCAATCGGTGATGACCGAAGCCGGCATCGACGCCGGGCTGACCCGCGACCTGTTCGTCGCCCTCGGCGAGCCGCTGGAGCAGGGCGCCTGGGCGGTGCGCATCCATATCAAACCCTTCGTTCGCTGGATCTGGCTGGGCGCCTTGATGATGGGCTTCGGTGGCTTTCTCGCCGCCGCCGACAAGCGCTACCGGATGAAAGTCAAAACCCGCGTGCGTGACGCGCTGGGCCTGCAGGAGGCACGCGCATGA